A portion of the Oncorhynchus clarkii lewisi isolate Uvic-CL-2024 chromosome 27, UVic_Ocla_1.0, whole genome shotgun sequence genome contains these proteins:
- the LOC139385610 gene encoding protein NLRC3-like isoform X2 encodes MLLDIPTQPSLEALMLHHNSTTTIFWALLILTCHLNRAWTCQWLHKAVIKEDALIQSVKEKHKARLKSRCKHLFEGNARNETLLNNIYTKLYITAGETEGLCNKHEVLQIETASRTCTSEDTPVNCNDIFKPLPGQDRIITTVMTKGIAGIGKTVTVQKFILDWAEGKANSHLDFIFLLPFRDLNLVEKQFSLHGLLCSFHNELREIDAKKIAGCQVLFIFDGLDESQLPLDFNRNKILFDMTEEAPIDVLLTNLIKGNLLPSARLWITSRPAAANQIPRKNITQMTEVRGFNDSQKEEYFRKRFCSDANLANRIISHIKTKRTLNIMCQIPVFCWITAMVLGEMLTNDCKEIPKTISEMYTHFVLIQTNLKNQKYHNSNETDARRIKESDKEIILKLAKLAFEHLKKSNLIFYEKDLIECGLDINVASVKSGLCTEIFKQEDGLYCEKVYCFVHFTIQEYFAALYLLYCYTTDNLCVLESFLHKGFVEEDLEEGSAALFGDNGDHSDASQSDESGESLESTIEENLTLKEEPEEHSESFNDDEAEEVSGSESSELVLHEKPSFHVLLKSALRNALQSVNGHLDLMLRFLLGLSLDSNQRLLQDLLSETESYADSVEETKFYIKEQLRLHNSPERSINLVYCLAEINDNTLTEEVEAYLRSGNRGGTKLSPAKCTTLATVLMSREILDEFDLKKFNTCEEGRKRLIPLIKYCRNALLAGCNLTERSWGVVASAIKSTNLLRKLDLSYNDLQHSRMDLLCDGLCSQSCKLKILRLNQCNLTMECCSALESALGLTSSHLRELDLGGNDLQDSGVKLLSAGLQKLETLMMSSCGITEEGCASLASALRSNPSYLRTLVLCDNNLHNSGVKLLSAGLGSKHCELETLRLSGCLVSMEGCDSLASALRSNPSHLRELDLSYNHPGDRGVRLLSDVLGDPLFILNVEHNEECYLKPGLKKYACALTLDPNTAHKTLSLSNNGRTVTWEDDGHLCLPHTERFNDCPQVLCREGLTGCCYWEAECSGKGFHVGVAYKHMSRVGKGHNCLLGYNDKSWSLRLLKHGFLKLSVWHKNERTVIPAPSSSTDRVGVYLNSSQGILSFYLVYSDTLTHLHTFQSTFTEPLYPAFSVNDYSSVSLC; translated from the exons ATGCTTTTGGACATTCCTACACAGCCCAGTCTGGAGGCACTAATGTTGCACCACAACTCAACAACAACTATATTTTGGGCTCTGTTAATATTAACGTGTCATCTCAACAGAGCG TGGACTTGTCAGTGGCTCCACAAAGCAGTGATCAAGG AGGATGCTCTCATACAGAGTGTCAAAGAGAAGCATAAAGCCAGACTGAAAAGCCGCTGTAAGCACCTGTTTGAAGGCAACGCCAGAAATGAAACTCTTCTCAACAATATTTACACAAAACTCTACATCACAGCAGGAGAGACCGAAGGGCTCTGTAACAAACATGAGGTGTTGCAGATTGAGACAGCATCCAGAACATGCACATCAGAAGACACTCCTGTCAACTGCAACGACATCTTTAAACCTTTACCTGGACAGGACAGAATAATCACAACTGTGATGACCAAGGGCATTGCTGGGATCGGAAAAACAGTCACAGTCCAGAAGTTCATCCTTGACTGGGCAGAAGGAAAAGCCAATTCGCATCTGGATTTCATATTTCTGCTTCCTTTCCGGGATTTGAATCTGGTCGAAAAACAGTTCAGTCTTCATGGCCTTCTGTGTAGCTTCCACAATGAACTTAGAGAAATAGATGCAAAGAAAATTGCAGGTTGTCAAGTTCTGTTCATTTTCGATGGTCTGGATGAAAGCCAACTTCCACTGGATTTCAATCGAAACAAGATATTGTTTGACATGACAGAAGAAGCGCCCATTGATGTGCTATTGACAAATCTCATTAAGGGGAATCTGCTACCCAGTGCTCGCCTCTGGATAACCTCCCGACCAGCAGCAGCCAATCAGATCCCCAGGAAGAACATAACACAGATGACAGAAGTGCGTGGGTTCAATGACTcacagaaggaggagtacttcaggaagagattcTGTTCGGATGCGAACCTGGCCAACCGAATCATCTCCCACATAAAGACAAAAAGGACCCTCAACATCATGTGCCAGATTCCAGTCTTCTGCTGGATCACTGCTATGGTTCTAGGGGAGATGTTGACAAATGACTGCAAAGAAATCCCTAAAACAATTTCTGAGATGTACACACACTTCGTGCTCATTCAGACAAACCTGAAGAACCAGAAGTATCATAACAGCAATGAGACAGATGCGCGGAGGATCAAAGAATCAGATAAAGAGATCATTCTAAAGCTGGCCAAGCTAGCTTTTGAACACCTGAAGAAAAGCAATCTCATATTTTATGAGAAGGATCTGATAGAGTGTGGCCTTGACATCAATGTAGCTTCAGTGAAATCTGGATTGTGCACAGAAATCTTTAAACAAGAAGATGGGCTCTACTGCGAGAAAGTCTACTGCTTTGTGCATTTCACCATCCAGGAGTACTTTGCCGCTCTGTATTTACTCTACTGCTACACAACCGATAACCTTTGTGTGTTGGAGTCTTTCCTCCATAAGGGGTTTGTTGAGGAGGACCTGGAAGAAGGTTCTGCGGCTTTGTTTGGTGATAACGGCGACCATTCAGATGCTTCGCAGAGTGATGAGTCTGGAGAAAGTCTAGAGTCCACTATTGAAGAAAACTTAACTCTGAAGGAAGAGCCTGAGGAACACTCCGAGTCATTCAATGATGATGAGGCTGAAGAAGTGTCTGGCTCTGAGTCTTCAGAGCTGGTTCTACATGAAAAACCATCCTTCCATGTGTTACTGAAGAGTGCATTGCGCAATGCCTTGCAGAGTGTGAATGGACATCTGGACCTTATGCTCCGCTTCCTTCTTGGCCTTTCACTGGACTCCAATCAGAGACTCCTACAAGACCTACTGTCAGAGACGGAGAGCTATGCAGATAGTGTTGAAGAAACAAAGTTTTACATAAAGGAACAGCTGAGGTTGCACAACTCCCCCGAGAGATCCATTAACCTTGTATACTGTTTGGCTGAAATAAATGACAATACACTTACTGAAGAGGTTGAAGCGTACCTGAGGTCAGGAAATCGTGGAGGAACAAAGCTCTCACCTGCTAAATGCACAACTCTGGCTACTGTGCTGATGTCAAGGGAGATTCTGGATGAGTTTGACCTAAAGAAGTTCAACACTTGTGAGGAGGGACGAAAGAGGCTTATTCCACTTATCAAGTACTGCAGAAACGCTTT ACTTGCTGGCTGTAACCTCACAGAGAGGTCTTGGGGAGTAGTGGCCTCAGCTATAAAGTCAACAAACTTACTGCGAAAGCTGGACCTGAGTTACAATGACTTGCAGCACTCTCGTATGGATCTGCTCTGTGATGGGTTGTGTAGTCAAAGCTGTAAACTGAAGATCTTGAG GCTAAATCAATGCAATCTAACAATGGAATGTTGTTCAGCTTTGGAGTCTGCTCTTGGCTTAACCTcatcacacctgagagagctggacctgggTGGCAATGATTTACAAGATTCGGGTGTGaaactgctctctgctggactacAGAAATTGGAGACTTTGAT GATGTCATCCTGTGGcatcacagaggaaggctgtgcttctttGGCTTCAGCTCTACGTTCAAACCCCTCATACCTGAGAACGCTAGTACTCTGTGACAATAACCTGCAcaattcaggagtgaagctgctctctgctggactggggagTAAACATTGTGAACTGGAGACACTGAG GCTTTCTGGCTGTCTTGTCTCAATGGAAGGATGTGATTCTCTGgcttcagctctgaggtcaaacccctcacacctgcgagagctggatctgagctacaatcacccaggagacaGAGGAGTGAGACTGCTCTCTGATGTACTGGGCGATCCACTCTTCATACTAAA TGTGGAACACAATGAAGAGTGCTACTTAAAACCAGGCCTGAAGAAGT ATGCCTGTGCGCTCACACTGGACCCTAACACAGCACACAAAACGCTCTCTCTGTCTAACAACGGAAGAACTGTGACATGGGAGGATGATGGTCATCTATGTTTGCCTCACACAGAGAGATTTAATGACTGTCCtcaggtgctgtgtagagagggtctgactgggtGCTGTTACTGGGAGGCAGAGTGTAGTGGGAAAGGGTTTCATGTAGGTGTGGCATATAAACACATGAGCAGGGTTGGAAAAGGGCATAACTGTTTGCTTGGTTACAATGACAAATCCTGGAGCCTAAGACTCCTCAAACATGGTTTCCTCAAACTCTCTGTCTGGCACAAAAATGAGCGCACGGTCATACCTGCCCCCTCTTCCAGCACTGACAGAGTTGGGGTGTATCTGAACTCCTCACAAGGCATTCTGTCCTTCTACCTAGTCTACTCTGACACTCTGACCCACCTCCACACATTCCAGTCCACCTTCACTGAACCACTTTATCCAGCATTTTCAGTCAATGACTATTCATCAGTGTCCCTGTGTTAG
- the LOC139385610 gene encoding protein NLRC3-like isoform X1 encodes MDRKKRRTMAKNPEWKKNLGTKPCIRKMFGRSCPPSASCPQCRESPKSSPAIDTPGQIPQQHNDPPSSNRKRSLGDQPTTEQTQASLPSSSFSSNCQPLHSSVTPRQPPFPHLTHPHLSSLSSSVSPHVSTPHPLSLGPPLPSSIPPVFSSPSSVSLGPPLPSSIPPVSSSPSSVSLGPPLPSSIPPVSSSPSSVSLGPPLPSSIPPVSSSPSLMLAAHAFGHSYTAQSGGTNVAPQLNNNYILGSVNINVSSQQSVDLSVAPQSSDQEDALIQSVKEKHKARLKSRCKHLFEGNARNETLLNNIYTKLYITAGETEGLCNKHEVLQIETASRTCTSEDTPVNCNDIFKPLPGQDRIITTVMTKGIAGIGKTVTVQKFILDWAEGKANSHLDFIFLLPFRDLNLVEKQFSLHGLLCSFHNELREIDAKKIAGCQVLFIFDGLDESQLPLDFNRNKILFDMTEEAPIDVLLTNLIKGNLLPSARLWITSRPAAANQIPRKNITQMTEVRGFNDSQKEEYFRKRFCSDANLANRIISHIKTKRTLNIMCQIPVFCWITAMVLGEMLTNDCKEIPKTISEMYTHFVLIQTNLKNQKYHNSNETDARRIKESDKEIILKLAKLAFEHLKKSNLIFYEKDLIECGLDINVASVKSGLCTEIFKQEDGLYCEKVYCFVHFTIQEYFAALYLLYCYTTDNLCVLESFLHKGFVEEDLEEGSAALFGDNGDHSDASQSDESGESLESTIEENLTLKEEPEEHSESFNDDEAEEVSGSESSELVLHEKPSFHVLLKSALRNALQSVNGHLDLMLRFLLGLSLDSNQRLLQDLLSETESYADSVEETKFYIKEQLRLHNSPERSINLVYCLAEINDNTLTEEVEAYLRSGNRGGTKLSPAKCTTLATVLMSREILDEFDLKKFNTCEEGRKRLIPLIKYCRNALLAGCNLTERSWGVVASAIKSTNLLRKLDLSYNDLQHSRMDLLCDGLCSQSCKLKILRLNQCNLTMECCSALESALGLTSSHLRELDLGGNDLQDSGVKLLSAGLQKLETLMMSSCGITEEGCASLASALRSNPSYLRTLVLCDNNLHNSGVKLLSAGLGSKHCELETLRLSGCLVSMEGCDSLASALRSNPSHLRELDLSYNHPGDRGVRLLSDVLGDPLFILNVEHNEECYLKPGLKKYACALTLDPNTAHKTLSLSNNGRTVTWEDDGHLCLPHTERFNDCPQVLCREGLTGCCYWEAECSGKGFHVGVAYKHMSRVGKGHNCLLGYNDKSWSLRLLKHGFLKLSVWHKNERTVIPAPSSSTDRVGVYLNSSQGILSFYLVYSDTLTHLHTFQSTFTEPLYPAFSVNDYSSVSLC; translated from the exons ATGGACAGGAAAAAGAGACGCACCATGGCAAAG AACCCTGAGTGGAAGAAGAATCTTGGCACCAAGCCATGTATTAGAAAGATGTTTGGCAGGTCTTGTCCCCCATCAGCATCCTGTCCCCAGTGTAGGGAGAGCCCTAAGAGTTCCCCCGCCATTGACACGCCTGGACAgataccacaacaacacaacgacCCACCCTCAAGCAACAGGAAAAGGA gtctaggagaTCAACCTACCACGGAGCAGACACAAGCTTCACTCCCATCCTCTTCCTTTTCATCAAACTGCCAGCCTCTCCATTCTTCCGTTACACCACGGCAACCCCCCTTTCCACATCTTACTCATCCTCACCTTTcctctctgtcatcctctgttTCACCACACGTCTCCACCCCCCATCCTCTTTCACTGGGCCCTCCTCTCCCGTCATCCATTCCACCAGTCTTCTCCTCCCCATCCTCGGTTTCACTGGGCCCTCCTCTCCCGTCATCCATTCCACCAGTCTCCTCCTCACCATCGTCGGTTTCACTGGGCCCTCCTCTCCCGTCATCCATTCCACCagtctcctcctccccatcctcggTTTCACTGGGCCCTCCTCTCCCGTCATCCATTCCACCagtctcctcctccccatccctcatGTTAGCAGCACATGCTTTTGGACATTCCTACACAGCCCAGTCTGGAGGCACTAATGTTGCACCACAACTCAACAACAACTATATTTTGGGCTCTGTTAATATTAACGTGTCATCTCAACAGAGCG TGGACTTGTCAGTGGCTCCACAAAGCAGTGATCA AGAGGATGCTCTCATACAGAGTGTCAAAGAGAAGCATAAAGCCAGACTGAAAAGCCGCTGTAAGCACCTGTTTGAAGGCAACGCCAGAAATGAAACTCTTCTCAACAATATTTACACAAAACTCTACATCACAGCAGGAGAGACCGAAGGGCTCTGTAACAAACATGAGGTGTTGCAGATTGAGACAGCATCCAGAACATGCACATCAGAAGACACTCCTGTCAACTGCAACGACATCTTTAAACCTTTACCTGGACAGGACAGAATAATCACAACTGTGATGACCAAGGGCATTGCTGGGATCGGAAAAACAGTCACAGTCCAGAAGTTCATCCTTGACTGGGCAGAAGGAAAAGCCAATTCGCATCTGGATTTCATATTTCTGCTTCCTTTCCGGGATTTGAATCTGGTCGAAAAACAGTTCAGTCTTCATGGCCTTCTGTGTAGCTTCCACAATGAACTTAGAGAAATAGATGCAAAGAAAATTGCAGGTTGTCAAGTTCTGTTCATTTTCGATGGTCTGGATGAAAGCCAACTTCCACTGGATTTCAATCGAAACAAGATATTGTTTGACATGACAGAAGAAGCGCCCATTGATGTGCTATTGACAAATCTCATTAAGGGGAATCTGCTACCCAGTGCTCGCCTCTGGATAACCTCCCGACCAGCAGCAGCCAATCAGATCCCCAGGAAGAACATAACACAGATGACAGAAGTGCGTGGGTTCAATGACTcacagaaggaggagtacttcaggaagagattcTGTTCGGATGCGAACCTGGCCAACCGAATCATCTCCCACATAAAGACAAAAAGGACCCTCAACATCATGTGCCAGATTCCAGTCTTCTGCTGGATCACTGCTATGGTTCTAGGGGAGATGTTGACAAATGACTGCAAAGAAATCCCTAAAACAATTTCTGAGATGTACACACACTTCGTGCTCATTCAGACAAACCTGAAGAACCAGAAGTATCATAACAGCAATGAGACAGATGCGCGGAGGATCAAAGAATCAGATAAAGAGATCATTCTAAAGCTGGCCAAGCTAGCTTTTGAACACCTGAAGAAAAGCAATCTCATATTTTATGAGAAGGATCTGATAGAGTGTGGCCTTGACATCAATGTAGCTTCAGTGAAATCTGGATTGTGCACAGAAATCTTTAAACAAGAAGATGGGCTCTACTGCGAGAAAGTCTACTGCTTTGTGCATTTCACCATCCAGGAGTACTTTGCCGCTCTGTATTTACTCTACTGCTACACAACCGATAACCTTTGTGTGTTGGAGTCTTTCCTCCATAAGGGGTTTGTTGAGGAGGACCTGGAAGAAGGTTCTGCGGCTTTGTTTGGTGATAACGGCGACCATTCAGATGCTTCGCAGAGTGATGAGTCTGGAGAAAGTCTAGAGTCCACTATTGAAGAAAACTTAACTCTGAAGGAAGAGCCTGAGGAACACTCCGAGTCATTCAATGATGATGAGGCTGAAGAAGTGTCTGGCTCTGAGTCTTCAGAGCTGGTTCTACATGAAAAACCATCCTTCCATGTGTTACTGAAGAGTGCATTGCGCAATGCCTTGCAGAGTGTGAATGGACATCTGGACCTTATGCTCCGCTTCCTTCTTGGCCTTTCACTGGACTCCAATCAGAGACTCCTACAAGACCTACTGTCAGAGACGGAGAGCTATGCAGATAGTGTTGAAGAAACAAAGTTTTACATAAAGGAACAGCTGAGGTTGCACAACTCCCCCGAGAGATCCATTAACCTTGTATACTGTTTGGCTGAAATAAATGACAATACACTTACTGAAGAGGTTGAAGCGTACCTGAGGTCAGGAAATCGTGGAGGAACAAAGCTCTCACCTGCTAAATGCACAACTCTGGCTACTGTGCTGATGTCAAGGGAGATTCTGGATGAGTTTGACCTAAAGAAGTTCAACACTTGTGAGGAGGGACGAAAGAGGCTTATTCCACTTATCAAGTACTGCAGAAACGCTTT ACTTGCTGGCTGTAACCTCACAGAGAGGTCTTGGGGAGTAGTGGCCTCAGCTATAAAGTCAACAAACTTACTGCGAAAGCTGGACCTGAGTTACAATGACTTGCAGCACTCTCGTATGGATCTGCTCTGTGATGGGTTGTGTAGTCAAAGCTGTAAACTGAAGATCTTGAG GCTAAATCAATGCAATCTAACAATGGAATGTTGTTCAGCTTTGGAGTCTGCTCTTGGCTTAACCTcatcacacctgagagagctggacctgggTGGCAATGATTTACAAGATTCGGGTGTGaaactgctctctgctggactacAGAAATTGGAGACTTTGAT GATGTCATCCTGTGGcatcacagaggaaggctgtgcttctttGGCTTCAGCTCTACGTTCAAACCCCTCATACCTGAGAACGCTAGTACTCTGTGACAATAACCTGCAcaattcaggagtgaagctgctctctgctggactggggagTAAACATTGTGAACTGGAGACACTGAG GCTTTCTGGCTGTCTTGTCTCAATGGAAGGATGTGATTCTCTGgcttcagctctgaggtcaaacccctcacacctgcgagagctggatctgagctacaatcacccaggagacaGAGGAGTGAGACTGCTCTCTGATGTACTGGGCGATCCACTCTTCATACTAAA TGTGGAACACAATGAAGAGTGCTACTTAAAACCAGGCCTGAAGAAGT ATGCCTGTGCGCTCACACTGGACCCTAACACAGCACACAAAACGCTCTCTCTGTCTAACAACGGAAGAACTGTGACATGGGAGGATGATGGTCATCTATGTTTGCCTCACACAGAGAGATTTAATGACTGTCCtcaggtgctgtgtagagagggtctgactgggtGCTGTTACTGGGAGGCAGAGTGTAGTGGGAAAGGGTTTCATGTAGGTGTGGCATATAAACACATGAGCAGGGTTGGAAAAGGGCATAACTGTTTGCTTGGTTACAATGACAAATCCTGGAGCCTAAGACTCCTCAAACATGGTTTCCTCAAACTCTCTGTCTGGCACAAAAATGAGCGCACGGTCATACCTGCCCCCTCTTCCAGCACTGACAGAGTTGGGGTGTATCTGAACTCCTCACAAGGCATTCTGTCCTTCTACCTAGTCTACTCTGACACTCTGACCCACCTCCACACATTCCAGTCCACCTTCACTGAACCACTTTATCCAGCATTTTCAGTCAATGACTATTCATCAGTGTCCCTGTGTTAG